ATAGCATATGCTCCTTTGACTTATATAAATTATCTAAATAAAATTTATAAGGCTTTAATTTACTATTATTCTTTACAAATTTGTCTATAGTTTCCTTTGAGACACTCAAAATCTCAGGCTCTATAAACGACACACTACTGCTGAGCTTAACAGCTAAATAACTTATATTATCACACATCGTAAGATATTTATTATTCGAGGTATCTGTGTCCTTACTCATATAAGCATACGCATACAATTTTTCAAGCATCCTACTCATATTGTCAGTCATATCCAAGGCCTCATACAAATATCTAGATCCTCTTGAAAGCTTACCTTTATAAGCCTCCATCTTAAGTATATTCTTCTCAAGTATCTTGTAATCTCTCTCCCAGTCAGAATCAGAAGCATACATATCTGAAAGATTCCACTTATACTTATTAGTACTTTTATTATTAAACACTGATACAGTCTTACTATCTAAGCTATAAAAAGCAAATAAACTTATAATTAAAACAGCAATACAAGATAATTTATATAACTTTTTCATAAAAACCTCCTAATTACACTTATATATAACTATGTTGTGTATTTTTTTAAAAATTATAATTAAATTTATGTGCTTAATCCAAACTATCGTTGCATTCGCGGTATTTTTATAGAGATTTTTGATAACCCACAGAAATTAAAAAAGATGGCTAATTTAGCCATCTCTTAATTAATTCATATTTATTATTTCACCATCAAAATCTAAAAATTCTCCAGTTAAAGCATCTATATAGTATATATCTTCCATTCCTTCTTTTTTACTCATCTTATACATTAGTCTTGTCTCCTTTTTGTTACTTTCTTGATCGTATATAGTTACATAACAAAGCTTCACTTCATTTTTATCAAGGTATAATTGTTTTACCTTCTCACTATCCAAAGCTTTACTTTTATCTTCAAATATTTTACTATTGTCCCATTCAGATTCTATAGCCAATACTCTATTGTCATTTAAATCTACATACACAGTTACATCATTATCTTCATACTCTATTCCATTTACAACTCTATTAAAAGTATATCTTGCAACTTTTTCATAAATTACAGTTCCTTCTTCATCCTCGTAATATTCCTTTTGCTTTCTAATTTCAGTATTTATATTTGTTCCTTTAGTTTGGCAATTATCTTTTATAACTTGTAAAGCCCTTTCGTATCCATCTTCCCATGTATACTTTGGCTTTTTATCTGTCTCATCCCATTTATCGAAGTCAGTATCCATGTATATTATTTCTTTGTTATTTTTATCTATCACTAATTTGCCGTTTACTTCATTTTCTTTTTCATCTTTATAACTAAATTTAATGCCCCAAGCTTTTCCTTTTGATGTATTTTCTTTATTAGAGTCTCCAAGTTCTTCTATGCTCTTTATATTAATATCTTCATTTAATAATTCTTTCATTTTTTGTATTGAGAAATTTTTCGCCTCTTGCTCAGTTAAATTATAGCTTGGCATTTTTACTGATATAGATTCTTTATAGTTTTCTTTACTCATTATATCTCTATTAATATTCTTAATATAATACTCAAGTTCACCATCTTTAGCATCTACCATACTTGAAGTTTTGTAATATGGATTATACATAAGTTTTACTTTTTCATTTCCATCTTTATCATATGTATTCATATACATATATCTCATTTCTATATTATCTTCTATAATTTTTGTAGCCTTATCCTTATCTATTACATTTTCAACCTTTGGAATATCCAGATCATTATTCCAATTCAAGCTATAATCAGATACTCTACCACTTTCTTTATCTACAGTTATATTTATTCCTTCATATGCAAAATCTACTCCATTCAAAACTCTTCTATATTTAAAATCAAAACTGTAATCATCTTCTGCTTCTATGCATTTAGTATTTTTTAATTTATCTGGATTCATTTTATTCACTATATTGTCTGCTAGCTTTCTAGCCCCAAACTTAGTAATTTCCTTATCACTTTTATCATGTGCATATATATATACACTAGATACAGTTTTATCAGATTCAATAAACACATCTATATCTATATAATTTTTATCTCCTCTGCATATATTTATATCCCACGTACCTTCTTCATAACCTTTATCAACTGTAACATCAAACTCATCATTAATATCTATATCGAAGTATTTTTCAACTGTATTAATAGCTACCTTCTTAGC
The window above is part of the Tepidibacter aestuarii genome. Proteins encoded here:
- a CDS encoding YcdB/YcdC domain-containing protein, giving the protein MKNRWILSLFVLVFIISSCTFVFADEKVSKDEAKKVAINTVEKYFDIDINDEFDVTVDKGYEEGTWDINICRGDKNYIDIDVFIESDKTVSSVYIYAHDKSDKEITKFGARKLADNIVNKMNPDKLKNTKCIEAEDDYSFDFKYRRVLNGVDFAYEGINITVDKESGRVSDYSLNWNNDLDIPKVENVIDKDKATKIIEDNIEMRYMYMNTYDKDGNEKVKLMYNPYYKTSSMVDAKDGELEYYIKNINRDIMSKENYKESISVKMPSYNLTEQEAKNFSIQKMKELLNEDINIKSIEELGDSNKENTSKGKAWGIKFSYKDEKENEVNGKLVIDKNNKEIIYMDTDFDKWDETDKKPKYTWEDGYERALQVIKDNCQTKGTNINTEIRKQKEYYEDEEGTVIYEKVARYTFNRVVNGIEYEDNDVTVYVDLNDNRVLAIESEWDNSKIFEDKSKALDSEKVKQLYLDKNEVKLCYVTIYDQESNKKETRLMYKMSKKEGMEDIYYIDALTGEFLDFDGEIINMN